The sequence below is a genomic window from Variovorax paradoxus B4.
CGCTCGCGGCGTATGTGCACCGCCGCTACCGCGCGCGGGCCTCGGGCATCAGCGGGCAGCTCGAAGGCCATGGCGTGAAGGTGGGCGAGCAGTTCGTGGTGGTGGAGCTGGGTCCGGAGGGCAAGCACGTGCATCACCCTGTTTCGGTCACCGACTTCCATGGCAAGACCGGCGCCAGCGCCGTCGCCGTGGGCGGCAAAAACTACAAGATCGACAGCGGCTTTGCGCTCGGTGCCATTCGCGTGCAGGGCACGGTCAACGACCGGCCCTTCACCGCGCAGGTCGAGCGCGGGGCCGGCAAGAACCCGCTGGCGCTGCGCGTGTCGCACGACGGCACGCAGGTCGAGGCGATGGTACTGTCGCCCCAAGGCGCGCGCCTGCTCGGGCTGATGCCCTACAAGGCGCCGCCGGACCTGAGCAAGTTCCTGATGTCGCCGATGCCGGGCCTCTTGGTCGAGGTGTCGGTGCAGCCGGGCCAGCAGGTTCGCGCCGGCGAGAAACTGGCCGTGATCGAGGCCATGAAGATGGAAAACGTATTGTTCGCCACGCAGGACGGCGTGGTCGGCAAGATCTCGGCAGGCAAGGGCGAATCGCTCGCGGTCGATCAAATCATTCTGGAGTTCAACTGATGGGTGCCAACGATTTACAACAGACGGTCACGCTGCACCGGCCCACCAAGGCCGCGGCGCCGCAAGGCCCGTGGACGGTCGAAGCGATACAGGCGCTGCTCGACAAGCCGCTGATGGACCTGCTGTTCGAGGCGCAGACGGTGCACCGCCAGCACTTTCCCGAAGGCGACATCGAGCTGGCGACGCTGCTCTCGGTCAAGACCGGCGGCTGCCCGGAGAACTGCGGCTACTGCCCGCAGTCGGCCGAGTTCGACACCGGCGTGAAGGCGCAGAAACTCATGGAGGTCGACGAGGTGGTGCGCGCCGCGCAGGCCGCCAAGGACGCCGGTGCCACGCGCTTCTGCATGGGCGCCGCATGGCGCGCGCCGAAGGACCGCGACGTCGAGAAGGTGGCGGTGCTGGTCGAGGCCGTGAAAGGCCTGGGCCTGCAGACCTGCGCCACGCTCGGCATGCTGGAGCCGCACCACGCGCACCAGCTCAAGGCCGCAGGCCTGGACTACTACAACCACAACCTCGACACCGCGCCCGAGTACTACACCGACGTCGTCGACACGCGCACCTACCAGGACCGGCTCGACACGCTGGCCCATGTGCGCAGCGCCGGCATCAGCGTGTGCTGCGGCGGCATCGTGGGCATGGGCGAGCAGCCGGTGCACCGCGCGGGGCTGATCGCGCAGCTGGCCAACCTCGACCCCTATCCGGAGTCGGTGCCGATCAACAGCCTGGTGCGCGTGCCGGGCACGCCGCTGGCCGATTCGGAGCCGGTCGATCCCTTCGACTTCGTACGCATGATCGCCGTCGCGCGCATCACGATGCCGACGGCGCGCGTGCGGCTCTCGGCGGGGCGCCAGCAGATGGGTGATGCCGTTCAGGCGCTGTGCTTCATGGCCGGCGCGAACTCGATCTTCTATGGCGACAAGCTGCTCGTCACCGGCAATCCCGACGTCGAAGCCGACACGGTGCTGCTGCGCAAGCTCGGCCTCAATGCGCGGCAGGTGCAGGAGCAGCCGGAAGGTTGCGCCGCATGACTACCGCCGCCGCACGCCCCTTCAAGGTGCTGGGCATCCAGCAGATCGCCATCGGCGGCCCCGACAAGCTGCGGCTGCAGAAGCTCTGGGTCGACATGCTGGGGCTCGAGGTCACGGGCACCTTCAAGAGCGAGCGCGAGAACGTCGACGAGGACATCTGTTCGATGGGCAGCGGGCCGTTCAAGGTCGAGGTCGACCTGATGCAGCCGCTCGACCCCGAGAAGAAGCCGGCCGTGCACGCCACGCCGCTCAACCACGTGGGCCTGTGGATCGATGACCTGCCCAGGGCCGTCGAGTGGCTCGCCGCGCAGGGCGTGCGCTTTGCGCCCGGCGGCATCCGCAAGGGCGCGGCGGGTTTCGACATCTGCTTCCTGCACCCGAAGGCGAACGACGAGTTTCCGATCGCCGGCGAGGGCGTGCTGATCGAGATGGTGCAGGCGCCGCCGGAGGTGGTGAGCGCCTTCAGCGCGCTGGCGCGCCAGCCCTGAGGTTTCGGCGCGCCGGTTCGCTCCGGTGCAGGAAGACGGCGAAGGTGTCCCAGGGCAGCTCGGCGCCCGCTGCCGCCAGCAGGCGTCCGGCTTCGCCGCGGTGATAACTGCTGTGCGTCAGCACATGCAGCAGCATCTCTTCACGCGACATGCAGCCCGTGTCTCCATCAGTGAAGACGAAGGACAGGGTCTCGGCCAGTGCTTCGGGCGAGACGGCGTCGATGTAGCGTTCGTACCAGGCCAGGCATGTGTCGTTGCGATCGCGCAGCTCGTGCAGCGCGAGCGTGCCGGTGGCGCTGACCGAAGCAAGGCCGTGCGGCTCGCCGTCCAGATGGGCGGCGAAGACGCGGTCCACCAGGTGATTGTGGTGAACGAGGTGCAGCGATGCGTCCCTGGTGGCGCCATGCGCTTGCGCGTCCAGGCCTTCCAGGCAGGCCAGAAGCTCGTTGTCTGCCCAGCGCCGGTAGGCGAAGAGCCGCTGGAGAAGCGAGCGAGACGGCATGCAGTGGAACCTCCTGATGCTGCGATTAAAATGCGAGTAATCTGCTCGCATTGTCGCTTCGCCCCCTGCACCATGTCTACTCGCATTGCCAGACCCACGGCCGCCATGCGCAAAGCGCCGCGCCAGGCGCGCTCGAAGGCCACGGTGGATGCCATCGTCGAGGCGGCTGCTCGCATTCTTGCAACCGGCGGCGCGGCCGGCTTCTCGACCAATCAAGTGGCACAAGCCGCGGGCGTGGGCATCGGCTCGCTCTACCAATACTTTCCCGACAAGCACGCCATCGTCGAGGCCATCCGAAGGCATCATCTCGACGAAGTGCTGGCGGCCCTCCGCGCCGCCAGCGCATGCCGGGGTGCGCCCAGGGCGTGCGCCGAGACGCTGGTCGATGGCCTGGTCGCGGTGCACGCGGGCAAGCCGGGCCTGCATCGCGCGCTGCTGGAGCTTGCGCCTGCGCACACGGGTGAGGCGCAGGCGGCAGACGGCTTCGAGCAGGCGTACGCCGATGCCTATGTGGAAGTCGTGAAGGCGCTGCGAGGGCGGCAGCCCACAACGCGTGCGCAGGCCATGGCGCTGGTGCTGTCGGGCGCCGTGGAGGGCGCGATTCACGCAGCGGCTCGCGCCGGGCTGGTCGCTTCACCCGCGTTTCGCCGGCAGCTCGTCGATCTGGTCATGGCCTACCTGGTGCACGAACGGCAACCGTCTACGCGTTGAGCACCTTCTTGATCGGCGGCTTCACGTCCGATCGCTGAGGCGGCAGCATCGGCTGGTGCTCGCGCGCCGGGTTCAGGATGATCGAGGTGGCCGTCTCGGTGAGGATGCAGAACTTGGTGACCACCGCATCGAGGTGGCTCACGTCGATGACCGCGATCTCCAGGATCCAGCTGTCGTCGCCTGTCACGTTGTAGGCATTGACGCATTCGGGCGTCTGCTGCACCAGTTCCACCACGCGCGCATAGTCGGCGCGGCCCACGCGGATGATCGCGCGGATGCCGTAGCCGAGCTTGCCGAGGTTCACGGTCGCGCGGTAGCCACTGATCACGCCCGCGGCCTCGAGCTTCTTCACGCGCTCCGTCACGGCCGGCTGGCTCAGGTGCACGCGCCGGCCGAGTTCGGCCATGGTGAGCCGCGCATCGGCCTGCAGTTCGGCCAGGATGCGGGTGTCGTGGGCATCCAGCGCGGGGTTCAAGGTGAAGTCCATGCAACTCCTTCAAATCGACGGTACGGAACGCAAAGAACCATGAAATGTGCATGGTTGCGAGAAGATTGCTTTCATACCATGGACGGCGTTTCTCTACCAACAAGACAACATCGACATGCCCACTCTCGCATCCCCCGCCCAAGCCGCGTCCGGTCCCGCGCGCACCGCGCTGCCACCGCTGCTGTGGCTCTGCCTGGCCGCCACCTGGGTGGTCTGGGGCTCGACCTATCTGGCGATCAAGTACGCGCTGATCAGCTTCGCGCCGTTTCTTCAGATGGGCTCGCGCTTCCTGTTCGCGGGCGTGCTGCTCGCTGCCTGGATGCGCTGGCGCGGGGCCGCCTGGCCCTCGCGCGAGCAGTGGCGCAATGCCCTCGTGGTCGGCGCGTTGATGCTGGGTGGCGGCATGGGCGGCACGGCCCATGCCGAAGTGTCGATCGGCTCCGGGCTGGTGGTGGCCTTCATCGCGGTGGTGCCGCTGCTGATTGCGCTGCTCAACCTGATCTGGGGCGTGAAGCCGACGCGGCTGGAGGCGGCGGGCATTGCGCTCGGGCTCATCGGCGTGCTGATGCTGACGCAGGGCAGCGGCTTCCAGTCGTCGCCCGCGGGGCTGGCGGCGATTTCCATTGCCTGCATCTGCTGGTCGATGGGCAGCGTGCTGAGCCAGCGCAGCCTGCCGCTCGCGCCCGGTGCGATGGGCTTCGCGAGCGAAATGATCTGCGGCGGCGTGGTGCTGCTGGCGCTCTCGGCCCTCTCCGGCGAACAGCTGGTGTGGCCGCCGCGGCCCGAGGCCGCCGCGGCCTGGCTCTACCTCGTGGTGTTCGGCTCGCTGATCGCGTTCAATGCCTACATGGTGCTGCTCGCGAGGGCGCCCGCCGCATTGGCCGCGAGCTACACCTTCGTCAATCCGGTGATCGCAATGCTGCTGGGCGTGTGGATTGCCAACGAAACCGTGACGCGCTTCGAGTGGTACGCGGTGGCCGTGGTGCTGGCCGGCGTTCTGCTGCTGCTCTTCAAGCGCCCGCAGAAGGCGAAAGAGAGCTAAGAGGGCTGAGCCCCGCGCTGTTCAGGTACCTGGACGGCGCCAGAAGGCCAGCGTTGCGGCCAGCAGCCACATGCCGGCCGCGCAGCTGCGGTTCAGCATCTTGAGGCCGCGGCGCGAGAGCCAGCGCACGGCCTGCGTTCCGGCGGCCGCATAGGCCAGCATCACGCAGGTGTCGAGCGCCACGAAGATCGCGCCGAGCAGCAGGTACTGCGTGCCCTGCGGCTTGGCGATGTCGATGAACTGCGGCAGGAAAGCGGCGAAGAACAGCACCGTCTTGGGGTTCGACAGCGCGACGAGCAGGCTGCGCATGAGCGCGACGCGGCCATGCGGGCGAACCTCGATGGCGGATTTGGCCAGCGCCGTGCCGAGGTCGGTTGCGTCGCTGCGCCACAGCTTGACGCCGAGCCAGACCAGGTAGGCGACACCCGCCACGCGGATCGCGTTGAAGAGCAGTTCCGACGCGGCCAGCAGTGAGCCGAGCCCGAGCGCAACCACCGCGATCAGCGTGACGCTCCCGAGCGACGCGCCGGCAATGCCCCAGCTTGCGCGGCGCATGCCGCCGTCGATGCCGTTGGACAATGCCAGCAGCATCGTCGGGCCGGGGATCACGGCCAGTGCGATCGAGGCGACGACGTAGATGAGCAGGGTGTCGAGGGTCATGGCTTGGCGGCGGGTGGTCGTTGTTGCGAGGCGGCGCGGGCACGCGCCAGCGCGGCTTCGACGATGGATCGCCTGCGCGTGTCGGCAGCCTGCGGTTCGGCGATGGCGGGCGCTTCTTCCGCGCCCTTGCGCTTGTCGGTACGACGATGCTCGGCATGCAGCTTGTAGCGCCCCAGCGCGGCCTCCGCCTGTGCCTGCGACCAGGCCTGCCAGCCGCTGCGGCCCGGCGTCTCGACCTCGAGCGAGATGCAATCGACGGGGCAGGCCGGAATGCAAAGCTCGCAGCCCGTGCAGTGCGCTTCGATCACGGTGTGCATGCGCTTGTTGATGCCCACGATGGCGTCGGTCGGGCAGGCATCCAGGCAGAGCGTGCAGCCGATGCACCAGGCTTCGTCGATGACCGCCATGGCGCGTGGCCCTTCGGTGCCGAACTGCGGGGCGATAGGCTGCGCCTCGCGGCCGGTGAGCCGCGCCAGCCTGGCAACACCTTCCGCGCCGCCGGGCGGGCATTGGTTGATGCCAGCCTGGCCGTCAGCCACGGCTTGCGCATACCCTGCGCAATCGGGGTAGCCGCAACGTGTGCACTGCGTCTGCGGCAGTGCATCGTGGATGCGTGCGGCCAGCCCGTTCACTTCCTGCGTGCCGCGGGCTTCTTGACGGCGGCAACCGCCGCCGCTTTCCTGGCTGCGACATTCTTGCTGGCTGCAACGGCAGCCGTGTTCCGCCCCGGCTTGATCCGGTCTTCGGCCGGCAGGCTTTCGCGCGCACCGGCGCGGCGCTGGGGCTGGTCGTGGGCCGCGATGAACTTCAGCACCTCGGGGTAGACCAGTTCGCGCCAGCGGCGGCCGCTGAAGATGCCATAGTGGCCCGCGCCCTTGACTTCGTAGTGCTCGCGCTGCGAAGCGGCAACGCCGGTGCACAGGCTGTGCGCGGCCTCGGTCTGGCCCGAGCCCGAAATGTCGTCGAGTTCGCCCTCGACGGTCAGCAGGGCGGTCGAATGGATGTCCTGCGGGCGCACGCGCTCGATCTGGCCCTTGGGGTTCCTGACGTCCCAGGTGCCGTTCACGAGTTCGAACTTCTGGAACACGGTGCGGATCGTGTCGAGGTAATAGTCGGCGTCCATGTCGAGCACGGCGTTGTACTCGTCGTAGAACTTGCGATGGGCCTCGGCGCTCGCGTCGTCGCCCTTGATGAGGTCCTTGAAGTAGTCGTAGTGGCTGCTGGCGTGGCGGTCGGGGTTCATGGCCACGAAGCCCGTGTGCTGCAGGAAGCCCGGGTACACGCGGCGGCCCTCGCCCGGAAAGCCTTGCGGCACGCGGTAGATCACGTTGTTCTCGAACCACTCGAAGCTCTTGTTCATCGCCAGGTTGTTGACCGCGGTGGGCGACTTGCGCGCGTCGATGGGGCCACCCATCATCGTCATGGTGAGGGGCAGCTGTTCGCCGCGGCTGGCCATGAGCGACACGGCCGCCAGCACCGGCACGGTCGGCTGGCACACGCTCACCACGTGGCAGTTGCCGTACTCGGCCTGCAGGCGGCGGATGAACTCCTGCACGTAGTTGACGTAGTCGTCGAGGCGGAACTCGCCCTCCGACATGGGCACGAGGCGTGCGTTCTTCCAGTCGGTGATGTAGACCTTGTGGTCCTGCAGCATGGTGCGCACCGTGTCGCGCAGCAGCGTGGCGTAGTGGCCCGACAGCGGCGCCACGATCAGCACCACGGGCTGGCTCTTGAGCGTCTTGAGGATGTGCGGTTCGTCGGTGAAGCGCTTGAAGCGGCGCAGCTCGCAAAAAGGCTTGTCGAGCTCGACCGCCTCCTGGATCACCACGTCTTCGCCGTCGACTTTGACGGACTTGATGTTGAACTCGGGCTTCTCGTAGTCCTTGCCGAGGCGATAGAGCAGGTCGTAGCCGGCGGCCATGCGCTGGGCCATCGGCAACTGGCCCCATACGGCGCCCTGGCCGTAGAGCTTGGACGCCGCTTGGGCGAAGTCCGAGAACGGTTCCATCAGGGAACGCTGGGCTTCGTAGAGTTGATAGAGCATCGCTGGTCTGGGAGTGGAATGTTGCGGTGCAATATATCAGCGCACGCGCTGCATTGCAGGGGGCCTAACCCCTACATCGACCCCGCCGCAAGGGCCGTTTCGGGACCAAGAATGTGAAGGAATCGTCAAGGAAGGATTCCCTCACACTTTGCTGTCACTCAGATGACCTTGGCAATCGACGCGCAGACGTAGTCGATGTTCTTGCTGTTGAGCGCGGCCACGCACATGCGGCCGGTGTCGGTGCCGTACACGCCGAACTCGTTGCGCAGGCGCACCATCTGGTCCTTGCTGAGGCCCGAGTAGCTGAACATGCCGATCTGCGTGGTGATGAAGCTCATGTCTTCCTTCACGCCGGCGGCCTTCAGGCCGTCGACCAGCTTCTGGCGCATGGCCTTGATGCGCACGCGCATTTCGCCGAGTTCCTTTTCCCACAGGGCGCGCAGCTCGGGGTTGCCGAGCACCGCGGCCACCACGGCGCCGCCGTGGATCGGCGGGTTGCTGTAGTTGGTGCGGATCGCGATCTTGAGCTGCGACAGCACGCGGCCGGCTTCTTCCTTGTTCTCGCACAGCACCGAGAGGGCGCCCACGCGTTCGCCGTAGAGGCTGAAGCTCTTCGAGAACGAGGTCGAGACGAAGAAGGTCAGGCCCGCATCGACGAACTTGGCCACGGCGGCGCCGTCTTCCTTCAGGCCGTAGCCGAAGCCCTGGTAGGCCATGTCGAGGAAGGGCACCAGGCCCTTGGCCTTGACCGTGGCGACGACCTGGTCCCACTGCTCGGGCGTGATGTCGTAGCCGGTCGGGTTGTGGCAGCAGGCGTGCAGCACGACGACGGTGCCGGCGGGCGCCGCGTTGAGCGCGGCCAGCATGCCGTCGAAGTTGATGCCGCGCTTGGCGGCGTCGTAGTAGGGATAGCTTTCGACCTCGAAGCCCGCGTTGGTGAAGAGGGCGCGGTGGTTTTCCCAGCTCGGGTCGCTGATCAGCACCTTGGCCTGGGGGTTGAGCTTCTTGAGGAAATCGGCGCCGACCTTGAGGCCGCCGGTGCCGCCGATGGCCTGGATGGTGGCCACGCGGCCCGATTGCACGGGCTCGCTGTCGGCACCGAAGACCAGTGCCTTGACCGCGTTGTCGTACGCCACGATGCCGTCGATCGGCAGGTAGCCGCGCGCGGTCGGTGCTTTCATCATGTTCTGTTCGGCGGCCTGAACGCACTGGAGCAGGGGCAGCTTGCCGTTGTCGTCGTAATAGACGCCGACGCCGAGGTTGACCTTGTTGGGGTTGGTATCGGCTGCAAACTGCTCGTTGAGGCCGAGGATCGGGTCGCGCGGTGCCATTTCGACCGCGGTGAACATAGACATGGAAAGGTCCTTTGGGATGAAAGCTTCGCTGCAACCGGAGGAGGCTTTATCCTTTCCGGTTGCCTTGAATTTTACCGGCGCGAGCGCCACCTGTCGGGAACAGCCATGCCAGAGAACAACGAAGCCATAGCAGACCTGAAGAAACTGGACCCGATCGGTCCGGCAAAGCAGGGCGAATTCATCCAATATCCCGGTTCGCCTTTCGAACTTTTCCAGCCCTATCCGCCGGCCGGAGACCAGCCGAAGGCCATCGAAGGGCTGGTCGAGGGCGTGCTCGACGGCGAGGTGTTCCAGACGCTGCTGGGCGTCACGGGCTCCGGCAAGACCTTCACCATGGCCAACGTGATCGCGCGGCTGGGCCGCCCGGCCATCGTCTTTGCGCCCAACAAGACCCTGGCGGCCCAGCTCTACAGCGAATTCCGCGAGTTCTTCCCGAAGAACGCCGTCGAGTACTTCGTGAGCTACTACGACTACTACCAGCCCGAGGCCTACGTGCCCCAGCGCGACCTGTTCATCGAGAAGGATTCCTCGATCAACGAGCACATCGAGCAGATGCGGCTGTCGGCCACCAAGAGCGTGCTGGAGCGGCGCGACACGGTCATCGTGGCCACGGTGAGCGCCATCTACGGCATCGGCACGCCCGAGGACTACACGCAGATGCGTTTCATCATGCGGGTTGGGGACAAGATCGGCCAGCGCGACGTGATCGGCCGGCTGATCCGCATGCAGTACACCCGCAACGAGCAGGACTTTTCCCGCGGCACCTTCCGCGTGCGCGGCGACACCATCGACGTGTTTCCGGCCGAGCACAGCGAACTGGCCATCCGCATCGAGCTGTTCGACGACGAGATCGAGACGCTGCAGCTGTTCGACCCGCTCACGGGCCGCATCCGTCAGAAGATCCCGCGCTTCACGGTGTACCCGTCGAGCCACTACGTGACGCCGCGCGACAAGGTGCTGAGCGCGGTCGAAACCATCAAGATCGAGCTGGCCGAGCGGCTCAAGGAATTCGTGTCGCAAGGCAAGCTGGTCGAGGCGCAGCGGCTGGAGCAGCGCACCCGCTTCGACCTCGAGATGCTGGCCGAGATCGGCCACTGCAAGGGCATCGAGAACTACACGCGGCACCTCTCGGGCGCCGCGCCGGGAGAGCCGCCGGCCACGCTGACCGACTACCTGCCGAAGGACGCGCTGATGTTCCTCGACGAGAGCCACCAGATGATCGGCCAGCTCGGCGGCATGTACAACGGCGACCGGGCGCGCAAGACCACGCTGGTCGAGTACGGCTTCAGGCTGCCGAGCGCACTGGACAACCGGCCGCTCAAGCTGGAGGAGTTCGAGACGCGCATGCGCCAGTGCATCTTCGTTTCGGCCACGCCCGCGCAGTACGAGAAGGACCATGCCGGCAACGTGGTCGAGCAGCTGGTTCGGCCGACCGGCCTGATCGATCCCGAGGTGGAGGTGCGCCCCGCGACCCACCAGGTGGACGACGTTCTGGGCGAGATCCGCATCCGCGTCGAGAAGAACGAACGCGTGCTGATCACCACCCTGACCAAGCGCATGGCCGAGCAGCTGACCGACTACCTGGGCGACAACGGCGTGAAGGTGCGTTACCTGCACAGCGACGTCGACACGGTCGAGCGGGTGGAGATCCTGCGCGACCTGCGCCTGGGCAGCTTCGACGTGCTGGTGGGCATCAACCTGCTGCGCGAAGGCCTGGACATTCCCGAGGTGTCGCTGGTCGCCATCCTCGACGCCGACAAGGAGGGCTTCCTGCGCGCCGAGCGCTCGCTGATCCAGACCATCGGCCGCGCGGCCCGCAACCTGAACGGCAAGGCCATCCTGTACGCCGACCGGATGACCGAATCGATGAAGAAGGCCATCGGCGAGACCGAGCGCCGGCGCACCCGGCAGATTGCCCACAACGAGGCCCATGGCATCACCCCGCGCAGCATCGTCAAGCAGGTGCGCGACCTCATCGACGGCGTCTACAGCGAAAAGACGGGCAAGGAAATGGCCAAGCTCGACCTGGAACGCGCCAAGGTCGAGGACATGAGCGAAAAGGACATCGCCCGCGAGATCAAGCGGCTCGAAAAGCTCATGATGGAGCATGCCCGCAACCTCGAATTCGAGAAGGCGGCGCGGGTGCGCGACCAGCTGGCGCTGCTGCGGGAGCAGGCTTTTGGCGCCGCCGGCGGGGACAATATCGCGATCCTGCCGTCCTAGGCCGGGGTTCCGGTTTCTTCAAGCCGTTTCCGCAGGGGTTTACCCGAGCAGACTCCAGGGCCTTCTGCTATACTTGACCGAAATACTCAACAACAAGAAAAAAGAACTTCGCGATGAAGAACCGATCCCACCGGCTGGTTCACCAGCGCCAGGGGTCGGGCAGGGCGGAGACGAAGTCACCGCGGCCTTGGGGCACGGTGTCATTTCAACGGTAAGCACTTGAAGGAGCTTGCGATGCGTCTCACTACCAAAGGCCGTTTTGCGGTCACAGCAATGATCGATCTGGCGCTGCGTCAGAACACCGGTCCGGTCACGCTGGCTGCGATCAGCCAGCGGCAGCAGATTTCATTGTCGTATCTCGAACAGCTGTTCGGCAAGCTGCGCCGCCACGAGCTGGTCGAGTCGACCCGCGGCCCCGGCGGCGGCTACAGCCTCGGCCGCAAGGCTGCGGATATCACCGTCGCAGACATCATTGTTTCCGTCGATGAGCCCATCGATGCCACGCAATGCGGCGGCAAGGAAAACTGCCTCGGCGAAGCCGGCCGCTGCATGACGCACGAGCTCTGGGCCTCGCTGAACCAGCGCATGGTCGAGTTCCTGGATTCCGTCACGCTGCAGAAGCTGGTCGACGACCAGATCGCCAAGGGCGTGCAGATCGAGAACAAGCCGGTCGTCAAGCGCGCCATTTCCGCGCAGCCGGTGGTCAAGCCGATTCGCGTGAACGCGCCGAATTCGGTGTTTGCCCTCGGCAACGCCTTCGCGAAGTCCTGAAGCCGTGGAGCGCCTGCGGGCGCTGCCGCGAGAAGCCCAGATCAAAGAAACAACCCCACGCCAGCCCGAGCCAGCCATGGACGTCACTCCTCATTTCCCGATCTATCTCGATTACGGCGCCACCACGCCGGTCGACCCGCGTGTGGTCGATGCCATGATCCCCTGGTTGCGCGAGCACTTCGGCAACCCGGCGTCGCGCAGCCATGCCTGGGGCTGGGAGGCTGAAGAGGCGGTCGAAAAGGCGCGCGGCCAGGTGGCTGAGCTGATCAATGCGGACCCCCGTGAAATCGTCTGGACGTCGGGTGCGACCGAATCGATCAATCTCGCGCTCAAGGGCGCAGCCCAGTTCTACAAGGGCAAGGGCAAGCACCTGATCACCCTGAAGACCGAGCACAAGGCCGTGCTCGACACCATGCGCGAACTCGAGCGCCAGGGCTTTGAAGTCACCTACCTCGACGTCGAGGAAAACGGCCTCGTCGACCTTGAGAAGTTCAAGGCCGCGATCCGCCCCGACACCATCCTGGCCAGCGTGCTGTTCGTGAACAACGAAATCGGTGTGATCCAGGACGTGGTCGCGATCGGCAATGTCTGCCGCGAAAAGGGCATCATCTTCCACGTCGACTCGGCCCAGGCCACCGGCAAGATCGACATCGACATCACGAAGCTGCCCGTCGACCTGATGAGCCTCGCCTCGCACAAGACCTACGGCCCGAAGGGCATCGGCGCGCTGTACGTGCGCCGCAAGCCCCGCGTGCGGCTCGAGGCGCAGATGCACGGCGGCGGTCACGAGCGCGGCATGCGTTCGGGCACCTTGCCCACGCACCAGATCGTCGGCATGGGCGAGGCCTACCGCATCGCCAAGCTCGAAATGAAGGACGACATCGCCCATGCGCGCCGCCTGCAGAAGCGTCTGCTCGACGGCCTGAAGGACGTCGAGCAGGTGTTCATCAACGGCGACCTCGAACACCGTGTGCCGCACAACCTGAACATGAGCTTCAACTACGTCGAGGGCGAGTCGCTGATCATGGGCATCAAGGGCCTGGCGGTGTCGTCGGGCTCGGCCTGCACCTCGGCCAGCCTCGAGCCCAGCTACGTGCTGCGCGCCCTGGGCCGCAGCGACGAGCTGGCCCACAGCAGCCTGCGCATGACCATCGGCCGTTTCACGACCGAGGAAGAAATCGACTACGCCATCTCGACCATCAAGCACAACGTCGCGAAGCTGCGCGAGCTGAGCCCGCTGTGGGAGATGTTCCAGGACGGCGTCGACATCAGCACGATCCAGTGGTCGGCCCACTGACGCATTGAACAAAGTTTG
It includes:
- a CDS encoding VOC family protein, which gives rise to MTTAAARPFKVLGIQQIAIGGPDKLRLQKLWVDMLGLEVTGTFKSERENVDEDICSMGSGPFKVEVDLMQPLDPEKKPAVHATPLNHVGLWIDDLPRAVEWLAAQGVRFAPGGIRKGAAGFDICFLHPKANDEFPIAGEGVLIEMVQAPPEVVSAFSALARQP
- a CDS encoding polyhydroxyalkanoate depolymerase, whose product is MLYQLYEAQRSLMEPFSDFAQAASKLYGQGAVWGQLPMAQRMAAGYDLLYRLGKDYEKPEFNIKSVKVDGEDVVIQEAVELDKPFCELRRFKRFTDEPHILKTLKSQPVVLIVAPLSGHYATLLRDTVRTMLQDHKVYITDWKNARLVPMSEGEFRLDDYVNYVQEFIRRLQAEYGNCHVVSVCQPTVPVLAAVSLMASRGEQLPLTMTMMGGPIDARKSPTAVNNLAMNKSFEWFENNVIYRVPQGFPGEGRRVYPGFLQHTGFVAMNPDRHASSHYDYFKDLIKGDDASAEAHRKFYDEYNAVLDMDADYYLDTIRTVFQKFELVNGTWDVRNPKGQIERVRPQDIHSTALLTVEGELDDISGSGQTEAAHSLCTGVAASQREHYEVKGAGHYGIFSGRRWRELVYPEVLKFIAAHDQPQRRAGARESLPAEDRIKPGRNTAAVAASKNVAARKAAAVAAVKKPAARRK
- the yedA gene encoding drug/metabolite exporter YedA, whose amino-acid sequence is MPTLASPAQAASGPARTALPPLLWLCLAATWVVWGSTYLAIKYALISFAPFLQMGSRFLFAGVLLAAWMRWRGAAWPSREQWRNALVVGALMLGGGMGGTAHAEVSIGSGLVVAFIAVVPLLIALLNLIWGVKPTRLEAAGIALGLIGVLMLTQGSGFQSSPAGLAAISIACICWSMGSVLSQRSLPLAPGAMGFASEMICGGVVLLALSALSGEQLVWPPRPEAAAAWLYLVVFGSLIAFNAYMVLLARAPAALAASYTFVNPVIAMLLGVWIANETVTRFEWYAVAVVLAGVLLLLFKRPQKAKES
- a CDS encoding Lrp/AsnC family transcriptional regulator, which encodes MDFTLNPALDAHDTRILAELQADARLTMAELGRRVHLSQPAVTERVKKLEAAGVISGYRATVNLGKLGYGIRAIIRVGRADYARVVELVQQTPECVNAYNVTGDDSWILEIAVIDVSHLDAVVTKFCILTETATSIILNPAREHQPMLPPQRSDVKPPIKKVLNA
- the bioB gene encoding biotin synthase BioB → MGANDLQQTVTLHRPTKAAAPQGPWTVEAIQALLDKPLMDLLFEAQTVHRQHFPEGDIELATLLSVKTGGCPENCGYCPQSAEFDTGVKAQKLMEVDEVVRAAQAAKDAGATRFCMGAAWRAPKDRDVEKVAVLVEAVKGLGLQTCATLGMLEPHHAHQLKAAGLDYYNHNLDTAPEYYTDVVDTRTYQDRLDTLAHVRSAGISVCCGGIVGMGEQPVHRAGLIAQLANLDPYPESVPINSLVRVPGTPLADSEPVDPFDFVRMIAVARITMPTARVRLSAGRQQMGDAVQALCFMAGANSIFYGDKLLVTGNPDVEADTVLLRKLGLNARQVQEQPEGCAA
- a CDS encoding LysE family translocator — protein: MTLDTLLIYVVASIALAVIPGPTMLLALSNGIDGGMRRASWGIAGASLGSVTLIAVVALGLGSLLAASELLFNAIRVAGVAYLVWLGVKLWRSDATDLGTALAKSAIEVRPHGRVALMRSLLVALSNPKTVLFFAAFLPQFIDIAKPQGTQYLLLGAIFVALDTCVMLAYAAAGTQAVRWLSRRGLKMLNRSCAAGMWLLAATLAFWRRPGT
- a CDS encoding TetR/AcrR family transcriptional regulator, giving the protein MSTRIARPTAAMRKAPRQARSKATVDAIVEAAARILATGGAAGFSTNQVAQAAGVGIGSLYQYFPDKHAIVEAIRRHHLDEVLAALRAASACRGAPRACAETLVDGLVAVHAGKPGLHRALLELAPAHTGEAQAADGFEQAYADAYVEVVKALRGRQPTTRAQAMALVLSGAVEGAIHAAARAGLVASPAFRRQLVDLVMAYLVHERQPSTR
- a CDS encoding RnfABCDGE type electron transport complex subunit B, with translation MNGLAARIHDALPQTQCTRCGYPDCAGYAQAVADGQAGINQCPPGGAEGVARLARLTGREAQPIAPQFGTEGPRAMAVIDEAWCIGCTLCLDACPTDAIVGINKRMHTVIEAHCTGCELCIPACPVDCISLEVETPGRSGWQAWSQAQAEAALGRYKLHAEHRRTDKRKGAEEAPAIAEPQAADTRRRSIVEAALARARAASQQRPPAAKP
- a CDS encoding DinB family protein; protein product: MPSRSLLQRLFAYRRWADNELLACLEGLDAQAHGATRDASLHLVHHNHLVDRVFAAHLDGEPHGLASVSATGTLALHELRDRNDTCLAWYERYIDAVSPEALAETLSFVFTDGDTGCMSREEMLLHVLTHSSYHRGEAGRLLAAAGAELPWDTFAVFLHRSEPARRNLRAGAPAR